The Caldalkalibacillus thermarum genome includes the window GCAAGCCTCTGTCGAGGCTTATCATACCCGCTTTGGTTGCTATCCAGAAGCTGTGATTGCTGATCAGCTATATCGGACACGTGAAAACCGTCGGTATTGCCAGGCACGGGGAATTCGTCTGAGTGGACCACCCCTCGGCCGTCCAGCCAAAGAGGTCCAACCTGAACATAAGAAACTGGCACGTCAAGATGNATGGTTTTACT containing:
- a CDS encoding transposase; the encoded protein is MIADQLYRTRENRRYCQARGIRLSGPPLGRPAKEVQPEHKKLARQDXWFYLRLQEKN